A DNA window from Streptomyces sp. CA-278952 contains the following coding sequences:
- a CDS encoding DEAD/DEAH box helicase: MTLIDQLPKTPDPDALFEAFSSWTETQGITLYPAQEEALIEVVSGANVILSTPTGSGKSLVAAAAHFTALAQDKVTFYTAPIKALVSEKFFDLCKLFGTENVGMLTGDASVNADAPVICCTAEVLASIALRDGKYADIGQVVMDEFHFYAEPDRGWAWQIPLLELPQAQFVLMSATLGDVAMFEKDLTRRTGRPTSVVRSATRPVPLSYEYRFTPITETLTELLDTRQSPVYIVHFTQAAAVERAQSLMSINMCTKEEKEKIADMIGGFRFTTKFGQNLSRYVRHGIGVHHAGMLPKYRRLVEKLAQAGLLKVICGTDTLGVGVNVPIRTVLFTALTKYDGTRVRTLRAREFHQIAGRAGRAGFDTAGFVVAQAPEHVIENEKNVKKAGDDPKKKRKVVRKKAPEGFVAWSETTFDKLITSDPEPLSSRFRVTHTMLLAVIARPGNAFEAMRHLLEDNHEPRRAQLRHIRRAIAIYRSLLDGGVVERLETPDAEGRIVRLTVDLQQDFALNQPLSTFALAAFDLLDAESPSYALDMVSVVESTLDDPRQILAAQQNKARGEAVGQMKADGVEYEERMELLQDVTYPKPLSELLWHGYDVYRTSHPWVNDHPVSPKSVIRDMYERAMTFTEFTSHYELARTEGIVLRYLASAYKALEHTIPDDVKSEDLQDLISWLGEMVRQVDSSLLDEWEQLANPEVETAEQAQEKADEVKPVTANPRAFRVLVRNAMFRRVELAALDRVRDLGELDGDAGWDEDAWGEAMDAYWDAHEEIGTGPDARGPKLLKIEEDPAHGLWRVWQAFADPAGDHDWGIKAEVDLAASDEEGRAVVRVTEVGQL; encoded by the coding sequence GTGACCCTCATCGACCAGCTGCCCAAGACACCCGACCCGGACGCCCTCTTCGAGGCCTTCTCGTCATGGACCGAGACCCAGGGCATCACCCTTTATCCGGCTCAGGAGGAGGCGCTGATCGAGGTGGTCTCCGGGGCGAACGTGATCCTTTCCACTCCGACCGGCTCGGGTAAGAGCCTGGTGGCGGCGGCCGCGCACTTCACGGCGCTGGCGCAGGACAAGGTCACCTTCTACACGGCGCCGATCAAGGCGCTGGTGTCGGAGAAGTTCTTCGACCTGTGCAAGCTCTTCGGTACCGAGAACGTCGGCATGCTCACCGGCGACGCCTCGGTCAACGCGGACGCCCCGGTGATCTGCTGTACGGCCGAGGTGCTGGCCTCCATCGCGCTGCGCGACGGCAAGTACGCCGACATCGGCCAGGTCGTCATGGACGAGTTCCACTTCTACGCGGAGCCGGACCGTGGCTGGGCCTGGCAGATCCCGCTGCTGGAGCTTCCGCAGGCCCAGTTCGTGCTGATGTCGGCGACGCTCGGCGACGTCGCGATGTTCGAGAAGGACCTGACCCGCCGCACCGGCCGGCCCACCTCCGTGGTGCGCTCCGCGACCCGTCCGGTGCCGCTCAGCTACGAGTACCGCTTCACGCCGATCACCGAGACGCTGACCGAGCTGCTGGACACCCGGCAGTCGCCGGTCTACATCGTGCACTTCACCCAGGCGGCGGCCGTCGAGCGGGCCCAGTCGCTGATGAGCATCAACATGTGCACGAAGGAGGAGAAGGAGAAGATCGCCGACATGATCGGCGGCTTCCGCTTCACCACCAAATTCGGCCAGAACCTCTCCCGTTACGTACGCCACGGCATCGGGGTGCACCACGCGGGGATGCTGCCCAAGTACCGCCGCCTGGTGGAGAAGCTGGCCCAGGCGGGTCTGCTGAAGGTGATCTGCGGGACGGACACGCTCGGCGTCGGCGTCAACGTGCCCATCCGCACGGTGCTGTTCACGGCGCTCACCAAGTACGACGGCACCCGGGTGCGGACCCTGCGCGCGCGGGAGTTCCACCAGATCGCGGGCCGGGCCGGGCGGGCCGGTTTCGACACGGCCGGCTTCGTCGTGGCGCAGGCCCCCGAGCACGTCATCGAGAACGAGAAGAACGTCAAGAAGGCGGGCGACGACCCGAAGAAGAAGCGCAAGGTGGTCCGCAAGAAGGCCCCCGAGGGTTTCGTCGCCTGGTCGGAGACCACCTTCGACAAGCTGATCACCTCGGATCCCGAGCCGCTGAGCTCCCGCTTCCGGGTCACCCACACCATGCTGCTCGCGGTCATCGCCCGGCCGGGCAACGCGTTCGAGGCGATGCGGCATCTGCTGGAGGACAACCACGAGCCGCGCCGGGCGCAGCTGCGGCACATCCGGAGGGCCATCGCCATCTACCGCTCGCTGCTGGACGGCGGGGTGGTGGAGCGGCTGGAGACGCCGGACGCCGAGGGCCGGATCGTCCGGCTGACGGTCGATCTGCAGCAGGACTTCGCGCTGAACCAGCCGCTCTCCACGTTCGCGCTGGCCGCGTTCGACCTGCTGGACGCCGAATCCCCTTCCTACGCGCTGGACATGGTCTCGGTCGTCGAGTCGACGCTGGACGATCCCCGACAGATCCTGGCCGCCCAGCAGAACAAGGCGCGCGGCGAGGCCGTGGGGCAGATGAAGGCGGACGGGGTCGAGTACGAGGAGCGGATGGAACTGCTCCAGGACGTCACGTACCCGAAGCCGCTGAGCGAGCTGCTGTGGCACGGCTACGACGTGTACCGCACGAGCCATCCGTGGGTGAACGACCACCCGGTGTCGCCGAAGTCGGTGATCCGGGACATGTACGAACGCGCCATGACTTTCACGGAGTTCACCTCGCACTACGAGCTGGCCCGGACCGAGGGCATCGTGCTGCGGTATCTGGCGAGCGCGTACAAGGCGCTGGAGCACACGATCCCGGACGACGTGAAGTCGGAGGACCTCCAGGACCTGATCTCCTGGCTCGGCGAGATGGTGCGCCAGGTGGACTCCAGTCTGCTGGACGAGTGGGAGCAGCTGGCCAACCCGGAGGTGGAGACCGCGGAGCAGGCCCAGGAGAAGGCGGACGAGGTCAAGCCGGTCACGGCCAACCCCCGCGCCTTCCGGGTGCTGGTGCGCAACGCGATGTTCCGCCGGGTGGAACTGGCCGCACTGGACCGGGTCCGGGACCTGGGCGAGCTGGACGGCGACGCCGGGTGGGACGAGGACGCCTGGGGCGAGGCGATGGACGCGTACTGGGACGCGCACGAGGAGATCGGGACCGGT